A genomic stretch from Rhodomicrobium vannielii ATCC 17100 includes:
- the cqsA gene encoding alpha-hydroxyketone-type quorum-sensing autoinducer synthase gives MSDQFNLHHQTRLPSDPKFLFDRVECYYRERLDETWKGRHPMKGRSPGLSAIKLRSNDYLCVAADRRVIEAEVRALQASGHGDSVSRTFVHHEADGLNAFEHRVARLMGSEAAVLANSGYCANVGLIQAICRPDTPVFLDMKAHLSLWEGVKSAGAKPTPFRHNDAEHLDRLIGKVGPGVIVVDALYSIDGNIAALEDFVEVAERRGCALVVDETHSFGTHGPDGAGLVAALGLSHRVHFRTVGLSKAVASRGGLVICSQRNAEFLRYESLPVIFSTQVLAHEVAGYNAALDIFANEPSRQRLLHSNHRYLTNGLDELGYNVDLSRSQIIALEAGEILETIKLRDALEKRDVFGAIFLPPATPAKRCIIRFTVNCGLTRDELDRVLAVCAEIRDEVGLASWPSTRRRGRQARVASLPTALAA, from the coding sequence ATGAGCGACCAGTTTAATCTTCACCACCAGACGCGGCTTCCGTCCGATCCCAAATTCTTGTTCGACCGTGTCGAGTGCTACTATCGTGAGCGGCTCGATGAGACTTGGAAAGGGCGGCATCCGATGAAGGGCAGGAGCCCTGGATTGTCCGCTATCAAGTTGCGCAGCAACGACTACTTGTGCGTTGCCGCCGACCGGCGCGTGATCGAAGCTGAGGTTCGCGCCTTGCAAGCCAGCGGTCACGGTGACTCGGTGTCCCGAACGTTCGTCCATCACGAGGCGGACGGGCTCAATGCCTTCGAACACCGCGTGGCGCGTCTGATGGGTTCGGAAGCCGCTGTGCTGGCCAACTCAGGCTATTGCGCCAATGTCGGTCTGATCCAGGCGATTTGCCGCCCCGACACGCCTGTGTTCCTCGACATGAAGGCGCATTTGTCGCTGTGGGAAGGCGTGAAGAGCGCGGGCGCCAAGCCCACACCCTTCCGCCACAACGATGCCGAGCATCTCGATCGCTTGATCGGGAAGGTTGGCCCCGGCGTGATCGTGGTCGATGCCCTCTACAGCATCGACGGCAACATCGCCGCGCTGGAGGACTTCGTCGAGGTTGCCGAGCGGCGCGGCTGCGCGCTGGTCGTCGACGAGACGCATTCCTTCGGCACGCACGGCCCCGATGGCGCCGGTCTTGTCGCAGCCCTTGGCCTCAGCCATCGCGTGCACTTCCGCACCGTCGGCCTGTCCAAGGCCGTGGCGAGCCGCGGCGGCCTGGTCATATGCTCGCAGCGCAACGCCGAGTTCCTGCGCTACGAATCGCTGCCCGTGATCTTCAGCACTCAGGTGCTCGCTCATGAGGTCGCGGGGTATAACGCTGCTCTCGATATTTTCGCCAACGAACCGTCGCGGCAGCGTCTCTTGCACAGCAATCATCGTTACCTGACCAATGGCCTCGATGAGCTGGGCTACAATGTCGACTTGTCGAGGTCGCAGATCATCGCCCTTGAGGCGGGCGAGATTCTCGAGACAATCAAGCTGCGCGATGCGCTTGAGAAGCGCGATGTCTTCGGCGCGATCTTCCTGCCGCCGGCGACGCCTGCGAAGCGCTGCATCATCCGCTTCACGGTGAATTGCGGGTTGACCAGGGACGAGCTTGATCGCGTGCTGGCGGTATGCGCGGAGATCAGGGACGAAGTCGGTCTGGCATCGTGGCCGTCGACGCGGCGCCGGGGCCGTCAGGCCCGCGTGGCTAGCCTCCCGACCGCGCTTGCGGCATAG
- a CDS encoding sensor histidine kinase — translation MNGENSVWLMSETAIILFTFLLYDLANGVLVSILGVLIALIGYWLLSGQIDVPTEFLLLLPVYGFILSAVVFLSHSERVIARDKLIAARALASSIAHEMRTPLLGIRLDANKTRDHLERLSAVNQWAQERGYDHTLSDRDMVALSGALQRVDKHAVAANLVIDMLLTNLRDESYSQERMKFYAIASTIDEAVGRFQFRPGERELIEVRVCDNFIYQGVEILMVHVIFNLVKNALRAVAGGDGQILIEARTTSAGHILSITDTGPGLEAATLPYIFVPFVTGHAATGGTGIGLSFCRRVVEGFDGSISCSSELGKGTSFEIRLPIVEAKRLDAADAASALSSPAMPQARSGG, via the coding sequence ATGAACGGGGAGAATAGCGTCTGGCTGATGTCAGAGACCGCGATAATCCTGTTCACGTTTCTGCTCTACGATCTGGCCAACGGCGTCCTGGTCTCGATATTGGGGGTGCTGATCGCGCTTATCGGCTATTGGCTGCTGTCCGGGCAGATCGATGTCCCGACCGAATTTTTGCTTCTCCTCCCCGTTTACGGCTTCATCCTGAGTGCGGTGGTTTTCCTCTCGCACAGCGAGCGCGTCATCGCGCGTGACAAGCTCATTGCAGCGCGCGCTCTCGCGAGCAGTATCGCGCATGAGATGCGCACGCCCTTGCTTGGTATCCGGCTCGACGCCAACAAGACAAGAGACCACCTCGAACGGTTGAGCGCGGTCAACCAGTGGGCGCAGGAGCGCGGCTACGATCACACCCTGAGCGATCGCGATATGGTTGCGCTGAGTGGCGCTCTCCAACGCGTCGATAAGCACGCTGTCGCAGCAAACCTTGTCATCGATATGCTCCTCACCAACCTCAGGGATGAGAGCTATTCTCAAGAGCGCATGAAGTTTTATGCCATCGCCAGCACGATCGATGAAGCGGTCGGCCGCTTTCAATTCCGCCCCGGCGAACGCGAGTTGATCGAGGTTCGCGTCTGCGACAACTTCATCTATCAGGGCGTGGAGATCCTGATGGTTCACGTCATTTTCAACCTCGTCAAGAACGCCCTCCGCGCGGTCGCTGGAGGAGACGGGCAGATCCTCATAGAGGCGAGAACGACATCGGCCGGACACATACTCTCGATCACCGACACCGGCCCCGGCCTTGAGGCGGCGACACTCCCCTATATCTTCGTACCGTTCGTGACAGGCCACGCAGCAACCGGCGGCACCGGCATCGGTCTGTCTTTTTGCAGGCGCGTCGTCGAAGGTTTCGACGGCAGCATCTCCTGCTCATCGGAGCTTGGCAAAGGCACGAGCTTCGAAATCAGGCTCCCCATCGTCGAGGCAAAAAGGTTGGACGCGGCTGACGCCGCGTCCGCCTTGTCAAGCCCCGCTATGCCGCAAGCGCGGTCGGGAGGCTAG
- a CDS encoding response regulator has product MLPLYHPTTCLVIDDDRLYLDSFDYNYADVTLCATEHRPEQAIQRLLKDAERTGLRIEEANRAPVDEGEAADPVIRLPASRIAAMARDPARFSRVSVVVVDFAMPSMTGVELLQKIKHLPVKKVLLTGKTGDSTAVAAFNEGLINLFLVKQDPDLPEKLRRIIRELQVAYFRDITAPLEPIAKLEDTAFLDDPGIASWYHTLAERIGAVEHYLLPSPPGLMLVDEAGQVTIAWINNPDRMRAQLEIAIDIGAPAALLKELRAGNTILTCPTPTGFYEEQYELDWRKYALPCEEIRGNTLWKVAIQRDRALCLSRALGLSAVSLRQYRQSQAGGVCEI; this is encoded by the coding sequence TTGCTGCCGCTCTACCACCCGACGACATGCCTCGTCATCGACGACGATCGGCTCTATCTCGACAGCTTCGACTACAATTATGCCGATGTCACGCTGTGCGCAACCGAGCATCGCCCGGAGCAAGCCATCCAGCGCCTCCTGAAAGATGCGGAGCGGACCGGCTTGCGGATCGAAGAAGCTAATCGTGCGCCGGTTGATGAAGGGGAGGCGGCCGATCCCGTCATTCGCCTGCCAGCATCGCGCATCGCCGCAATGGCCCGAGATCCCGCCCGTTTTTCGCGCGTTTCGGTGGTCGTGGTCGATTTCGCAATGCCGAGCATGACCGGCGTCGAACTCCTCCAGAAGATCAAGCACCTGCCGGTCAAAAAGGTGCTCCTGACCGGCAAAACGGGGGATTCGACGGCCGTCGCCGCCTTCAACGAGGGCCTGATCAACCTGTTTCTGGTCAAGCAAGACCCAGACCTGCCCGAAAAGCTGAGGCGGATCATACGAGAGTTGCAGGTCGCTTATTTCAGGGACATCACCGCGCCGTTGGAACCCATCGCAAAGCTTGAGGACACGGCGTTCCTCGACGATCCAGGGATTGCGAGTTGGTACCATACCCTCGCCGAGCGCATCGGAGCGGTCGAGCACTATCTCCTGCCGTCACCGCCGGGCCTGATGCTGGTCGACGAGGCGGGGCAGGTCACCATCGCGTGGATCAACAACCCGGATCGGATGCGCGCTCAACTCGAGATTGCGATCGATATCGGCGCTCCCGCGGCGCTTTTGAAAGAGCTACGCGCCGGCAACACGATCCTCACCTGCCCGACGCCGACCGGGTTCTACGAAGAGCAGTACGAGCTCGATTGGCGAAAGTACGCTTTGCCGTGCGAGGAAATCAGGGGGAACACGCTCTGGAAAGTCGCGATCCAGCGCGACCGGGCACTTTGCTTGTCGCGGGCACTTGGCTTGTCGGCAGTCTCGTTGCGCCAATACCGCCAGTCGCAGGCCGGGGGCGTCTGCGAAATCTAG
- a CDS encoding TonB-dependent receptor plug domain-containing protein, whose product MPVSYPRARSCVALVSLVALAANAQAQTAARSDTLPPVVVKKDEADKQKKKAATPKKKKEAPAVAQGQAEPAEAVPGEASRDVIYSANRVPTDITKVGSAVTVITRDQIEAQSRTYVQDYLAQVPGVSVAQSGPASTTSYFIWGAASKYVKVQVDGLDVSDPTGTQVTTALETILATDVQRIEVLKGSQSLLYGGQAIGGVISIDTARPVLGASMTASGETGSYNTQRGTASAAYGTDRGYARFTVQSVRSDGYSALAIGNEDDGYRNLTFSGTGEYKLSNDVKVFFAARALEEKHNYDSTYDSWGLAPDGWPGARGVNSQQSGRVGTEVKLFDGAFVNTVSIQGMKLDRDQWGWSSGSAVNDSYTGDRWKVDYLGTAKITKWATVTAGADYMEETAETGAYSQHGIDLTGVFAQLSVEPLKGLTITGGGRNDEHSTFGDFQTYRFTGAYFYEPTQTKLRASTGTGFRAPSLYELYANNEWVSGNTGLKPEESESWDVGFDQWFDNKRYRLSGTYFQVDTTNEIGGGYDANWKWVYQQIPGTTHREGVELSGAAMVTPWLTLSAGYTYVDARAEDGSRLVRIPRNSITLGADAVLFDTVKANVNTRFALDTVDSSNYQLEDYVLLNAKLSYDIRPGLTAYVRGENLLDEKYETVRRYNTPGLSVFGGLTFNVDANTYASLK is encoded by the coding sequence ATGCCCGTTTCCTATCCGCGCGCGCGCTCCTGCGTCGCGCTCGTCAGCCTTGTCGCGCTCGCCGCGAATGCACAGGCCCAAACCGCCGCTCGTTCGGACACCCTGCCGCCCGTCGTCGTCAAGAAGGACGAGGCCGACAAGCAGAAGAAGAAAGCCGCAACGCCGAAGAAAAAGAAGGAAGCCCCGGCCGTTGCGCAAGGGCAGGCCGAGCCCGCAGAGGCGGTGCCGGGCGAGGCGTCACGCGATGTGATCTATTCCGCGAACCGCGTGCCCACCGACATTACCAAGGTCGGCTCCGCGGTCACGGTCATCACGCGCGACCAGATCGAGGCGCAGTCGCGCACCTATGTGCAGGACTATCTCGCGCAGGTGCCGGGCGTCTCTGTGGCGCAGTCGGGGCCGGCCAGCACAACATCTTATTTCATTTGGGGCGCGGCTTCTAAATATGTGAAGGTGCAGGTCGACGGGCTGGATGTATCCGATCCCACCGGGACGCAGGTCACGACGGCGCTTGAAACTATCCTCGCCACCGATGTCCAGCGCATCGAGGTGTTGAAAGGCTCGCAAAGCCTGCTCTACGGCGGTCAGGCGATCGGCGGTGTGATTTCAATCGACACGGCGCGCCCCGTGCTCGGCGCTTCGATGACGGCTTCCGGCGAGACAGGCTCCTACAACACCCAGCGCGGCACGGCGAGCGCGGCCTACGGCACGGATCGCGGTTATGCGCGCTTCACCGTGCAAAGTGTGCGCAGCGATGGCTATTCCGCTCTGGCGATTGGAAATGAAGACGACGGTTACCGCAACCTGACCTTCAGCGGCACAGGCGAATACAAGCTTTCCAACGATGTGAAAGTCTTCTTTGCTGCGCGCGCTCTGGAGGAAAAGCATAACTACGACAGCACCTACGATTCCTGGGGGCTGGCGCCAGACGGATGGCCAGGCGCGCGCGGTGTAAACAGCCAGCAGTCCGGCCGTGTAGGCACCGAGGTCAAGCTTTTCGATGGCGCTTTCGTCAACACGGTTTCGATTCAAGGCATGAAACTTGATCGCGATCAGTGGGGATGGTCCAGTGGTTCAGCCGTCAACGACTCCTATACCGGCGACCGCTGGAAGGTGGACTATCTCGGCACGGCGAAAATCACGAAATGGGCGACCGTGACAGCGGGTGCCGACTACATGGAAGAAACCGCTGAGACCGGCGCTTACTCCCAGCACGGAATCGATCTGACGGGTGTCTTCGCTCAACTTTCGGTGGAGCCGCTGAAGGGGTTGACGATCACCGGTGGCGGCCGCAACGATGAGCACAGCACCTTCGGTGACTTTCAGACGTACCGCTTCACCGGCGCGTACTTCTATGAACCTACGCAAACAAAACTGCGCGCCAGCACTGGCACGGGCTTCCGCGCGCCGAGCCTTTATGAACTCTACGCAAACAACGAGTGGGTTTCCGGCAACACTGGTCTTAAGCCCGAGGAAAGTGAAAGCTGGGACGTCGGTTTCGATCAGTGGTTCGACAACAAGCGCTATCGTTTAAGCGGTACGTATTTCCAGGTCGACACTACGAATGAGATTGGCGGTGGTTATGACGCCAACTGGAAGTGGGTCTACCAGCAGATCCCCGGCACGACACATCGCGAGGGCGTGGAGCTTTCCGGCGCGGCGATGGTCACGCCGTGGCTCACGCTGTCGGCGGGCTACACCTATGTCGATGCAAGGGCGGAGGATGGCTCGCGCCTCGTCCGCATCCCGCGCAACAGCATCACGCTCGGCGCGGACGCGGTGCTGTTCGACACCGTCAAGGCGAACGTCAACACGCGTTTCGCGCTCGACACCGTGGATTCGAGCAATTACCAGCTCGAAGATTACGTGCTGCTCAACGCGAAGCTCAGCTACGACATCCGTCCGGGCCTTACCGCCTATGTGCGCGGCGAAAACCTGCTCGACGAGAAGTATGAGACGGTGCGCCGCTACAACACGCCGGGCCTCTCGGTCTTCGGCGGCCTGACGTTCAACGTCGACGCCAATACCTATGCGTCGCTGAAGTAG
- the rph gene encoding ribonuclease PH: MRPSKRQAGDLRPVSFQRAFSHHAEGSCLIKFGNTHVLCTASLEDRVPPWLKGQGRGWITAEYGMLPRATSDRTRREATTGHQSGRSQEIQRLIGRSLRAVVDLQALGERQIMVDCDVLQADGGTRTASITGAWVALHDCFQWMRARDMLRGEPMKDNVAAISCGIYKGEAVLDLDYPEDSDAEADANFVFTGKGQIVEIQATAEKGAFSEERMAELTALAKKGIAELVNLQKLTVL, from the coding sequence ATGCGCCCCTCGAAACGGCAGGCCGGCGACCTTCGCCCTGTGAGCTTCCAACGCGCCTTTTCGCATCACGCGGAAGGATCGTGCCTCATCAAGTTCGGCAATACGCATGTGCTATGCACGGCGAGCCTTGAAGATCGCGTGCCGCCGTGGCTGAAGGGGCAGGGACGCGGCTGGATCACGGCCGAATACGGGATGCTACCGCGCGCCACCTCCGACCGCACGCGCCGCGAGGCGACGACCGGCCATCAGTCCGGCCGCAGCCAGGAAATTCAGCGGCTGATCGGACGGTCGCTCCGCGCCGTGGTCGATCTTCAGGCGCTCGGCGAACGCCAGATCATGGTCGACTGCGATGTGTTGCAGGCCGATGGCGGGACGCGCACGGCCTCGATCACCGGGGCATGGGTCGCGCTGCATGATTGCTTCCAGTGGATGCGCGCGCGCGACATGCTTCGCGGCGAACCCATGAAGGACAACGTCGCCGCCATTTCCTGCGGCATTTACAAGGGCGAAGCGGTTCTCGACCTCGATTATCCCGAGGATTCGGATGCCGAGGCGGACGCGAATTTCGTGTTCACCGGCAAGGGCCAGATCGTCGAAATTCAGGCTACGGCGGAGAAGGGCGCGTTCTCCGAGGAACGCATGGCCGAATTGACGGCGCTCGCGAAGAAGGGCATCGCCGAACTCGTGAATTTGCAGAAGCTTACGGTTCTTTGA
- the pyk gene encoding pyruvate kinase: MKRKRRVKIIATLGPSTSTPEQLERLVVAGADVFRINMSHSSHDDMRTYIAALRDLESKYGPIAILADLQGPKLRISSIAEGSIQLERGQTIIFDANHTPGTIDRVGLLHPEIYAAAEPGHTLLIDDGKLHMRVLDARPGRIVAEAITAGVLSSRKGVNLPDAILPLASMTPKDRLDCEAALEAGVDWIAISFVQRVHDVRDVRAIVGDRAAIMAKIERRSAIAEIDDILRESDGVMVARGDLGVEMPLEQVPGLQKQLLRAGRDLGKPVVVATQMLESMTSSPVPTRAEVSDVATAVFEGADAVMLSAESATGAYPVEAVATMDRVAREVEKDVNYESILHFRGTPSDKTAADAISAAAASIAETLKLKAIFCYTATGKTGLRVARQRPAQPIVVLTPVIETARRLNLVWGLHCVQTSDPANTGEMVRGAEEVARASGYADDGDRVLVCAGVPFKRPGSTNMLRIFTIGEDSGKPH, from the coding sequence ATGAAAAGAAAACGCCGCGTCAAGATTATAGCAACGCTCGGGCCTTCGACGAGCACCCCTGAACAACTCGAACGCCTTGTCGTGGCTGGTGCGGACGTCTTCCGCATCAATATGAGCCATTCGAGCCACGACGACATGCGCACCTACATCGCCGCGCTGCGCGACCTCGAAAGCAAATACGGCCCCATCGCCATCCTCGCCGACCTTCAGGGGCCGAAGCTTCGCATCAGCTCCATCGCGGAAGGCAGCATCCAGCTCGAACGTGGTCAGACCATCATCTTCGATGCGAACCACACGCCGGGCACTATCGATCGCGTCGGGCTTCTTCACCCGGAAATCTACGCAGCGGCCGAACCTGGACACACGCTCCTCATCGACGATGGCAAGCTTCACATGCGCGTTCTCGACGCGCGCCCCGGCCGCATCGTCGCGGAAGCCATTACCGCCGGCGTGCTATCGAGCCGCAAGGGCGTGAATCTACCCGATGCCATCCTGCCGCTCGCCTCGATGACGCCGAAAGACCGCCTGGACTGCGAAGCTGCCCTTGAAGCGGGCGTGGACTGGATCGCCATTTCCTTCGTGCAGCGCGTGCATGATGTGCGCGACGTGCGCGCCATCGTGGGCGATCGCGCCGCGATCATGGCGAAGATCGAGCGCCGCTCCGCCATCGCCGAAATCGACGACATCCTGCGCGAAAGCGACGGCGTGATGGTCGCGCGCGGCGATCTCGGCGTCGAGATGCCGCTTGAGCAGGTGCCGGGATTGCAGAAGCAGCTTCTGCGAGCCGGCCGCGATCTCGGCAAGCCGGTGGTGGTTGCGACGCAGATGCTAGAAAGCATGACGTCATCCCCAGTTCCGACGCGCGCCGAGGTCTCCGACGTTGCGACCGCCGTTTTCGAGGGCGCGGATGCGGTGATGCTGTCCGCCGAGTCAGCGACCGGCGCCTATCCGGTCGAGGCCGTTGCCACCATGGACCGCGTCGCGCGCGAAGTGGAAAAGGATGTCAATTACGAGAGCATCCTGCATTTTCGCGGGACGCCTTCGGACAAGACCGCCGCCGACGCGATCAGCGCCGCCGCCGCATCCATCGCTGAGACGTTGAAGCTGAAGGCGATTTTCTGTTACACGGCGACCGGCAAGACCGGCCTTCGCGTTGCGCGACAGCGGCCCGCCCAGCCCATCGTTGTGCTGACACCGGTGATCGAGACAGCACGGCGGCTCAACCTCGTCTGGGGCTTGCATTGCGTGCAGACATCCGACCCCGCGAATACGGGTGAGATGGTGCGCGGGGCCGAGGAGGTCGCGCGCGCTTCCGGTTATGCTGACGACGGCGACCGCGTCCTCGTCTGCGCGGGTGTGCCGTTCAAGCGCCCGGGAAGCACGAACATGCTGCGCATCTTCACCATCGGCGAGGACAGCGGCAAGCCACACTAA
- a CDS encoding DUF1036 domain-containing protein, with protein sequence MILQQLPITPRLARAIALAGVFCLGLALPAPANAELKLCNSTASRIGVAIGYKDKDGWVSEGWWNVDSQSCALLIQDKLRARFYYVYAFDYDKGGEWGGAIAMCTNDVEFTIKGIDNCDGRGFKKSGFFEVDTQEQTDWTVKLTDQSETAPAAPTAASGAPPAADAPAQAAAASAPGQRRR encoded by the coding sequence ATGATCCTGCAACAGCTTCCCATAACGCCACGGCTGGCACGTGCGATAGCCTTGGCGGGCGTTTTCTGCCTCGGGCTCGCCCTGCCCGCTCCGGCGAACGCCGAGCTCAAGCTTTGCAACAGCACTGCGAGCCGCATCGGCGTCGCCATCGGCTACAAGGACAAGGACGGCTGGGTCAGCGAAGGCTGGTGGAATGTCGACAGTCAGTCCTGCGCCCTTCTCATTCAGGACAAGCTGCGCGCGCGCTTCTACTACGTCTACGCCTTCGACTACGACAAGGGCGGCGAGTGGGGCGGCGCGATCGCCATGTGCACCAATGACGTTGAGTTCACTATCAAGGGCATCGATAATTGCGACGGGCGCGGCTTCAAGAAAAGCGGGTTCTTTGAAGTCGATACGCAGGAGCAGACGGACTGGACGGTGAAACTCACCGATCAATCCGAAACGGCGCCCGCAGCGCCGACGGCTGCGAGCGGCGCACCGCCCGCTGCCGATGCTCCCGCGCAAGCCGCAGCAGCCTCCGCGCCGGGACAACGCCGCCGATGA
- a CDS encoding glycerate kinase type-2 family protein, whose translation MSHNARRFLYALFDTAVAVAQPGRCLPRHFPECPTDGKIVIIACGKAAAGMARIAEDHFSRTCASHTLTGVAITRHGENSEPLKKLKLIEAAHPIPDESSVLAAAEAIKAAHSAKAGDLILTLISGGASALLVAPAGKITLAEKQDLTRTLLKCGARISEINCVRKHISRIKGGRLAACASPSAILVTLAISDVPGDEPETIASGLTCPDTTTLADARRILAKYGIEPPRSVIEALNDPVNETPKPGHAIFANARYELVATGRDSLHAAGELARGLGYEVIMLGDSLEGEARDVAEMHARLARRCLADGRRVVILSGGELTVTVRGNGRGGPNQEYALALAAALNGQPGIAAFAGDTDGIDGGTGDCGNDPAGAIVDPGTARRAAALNLLPATFLANNDATGFFRLTNDLVVCGPTGTNVNDFRAIVVDSSIRD comes from the coding sequence GTGTCACACAACGCCAGACGCTTCCTTTATGCGCTATTCGATACGGCCGTCGCTGTCGCGCAGCCGGGGCGCTGTCTGCCGCGTCACTTCCCCGAATGCCCGACGGACGGCAAGATCGTCATCATCGCCTGCGGCAAGGCGGCGGCTGGAATGGCACGCATCGCCGAAGACCATTTCTCGCGAACCTGCGCGTCTCACACACTGACAGGTGTCGCCATCACGCGGCATGGCGAGAACTCGGAACCGCTCAAGAAATTGAAGCTCATCGAGGCGGCGCACCCGATCCCTGACGAGAGCAGCGTGCTCGCCGCCGCCGAGGCCATCAAGGCCGCGCACTCCGCCAAGGCGGGCGACCTCATCCTCACGCTGATCTCGGGCGGCGCGTCGGCGCTCCTCGTTGCGCCCGCCGGGAAAATTACGCTCGCCGAGAAGCAGGATCTCACTCGCACGCTTCTCAAATGCGGCGCACGCATCAGCGAAATCAACTGCGTCAGAAAACACATCTCGCGCATCAAGGGTGGACGCCTCGCCGCCTGCGCTTCGCCTTCGGCGATCCTCGTCACGCTCGCCATTTCGGATGTGCCCGGCGACGAGCCTGAGACCATCGCTTCGGGCCTCACCTGCCCCGACACCACGACGCTCGCCGATGCGCGGCGCATTCTTGCGAAATACGGCATTGAACCGCCGCGTTCGGTGATCGAGGCGCTGAACGATCCCGTGAACGAAACCCCAAAGCCGGGGCACGCGATTTTCGCCAACGCGCGTTACGAACTCGTCGCCACCGGCCGCGACTCACTGCACGCGGCGGGAGAACTGGCGCGCGGCCTCGGCTACGAGGTCATCATGTTGGGCGATTCGCTCGAAGGCGAAGCCCGCGACGTGGCCGAGATGCACGCCCGCCTCGCCCGCCGCTGCCTCGCAGACGGTCGGCGCGTCGTAATCCTTTCGGGTGGCGAACTCACCGTGACTGTACGTGGAAACGGCCGAGGCGGCCCGAATCAGGAATACGCGCTCGCGCTTGCCGCGGCCCTCAACGGTCAGCCCGGCATCGCCGCGTTCGCGGGCGACACGGACGGCATCGACGGCGGGACCGGCGACTGCGGGAACGACCCCGCGGGAGCCATCGTCGATCCCGGCACGGCCCGGCGCGCGGCGGCGCTCAATCTCCTTCCAGCCACATTTCTCGCCAATAACGACGCCACTGGCTTCTTCCGGCTCACGAACGATCTCGTCGTATGCGGCCCCACGGGAACAAATGTGAATGACTTCAGGGCTATTGTTGTCGACAGCTCAATCAGAGATTAG
- the nadC gene encoding carboxylating nicotinate-nucleotide diphosphorylase: MTGHAPSNLQFPHHLVAALIRDALAEDLGLAGDITTNAIIAPDDVTEAVLALREDGCIAGLPLAEAAFRALDPGISFAAELRDGETAHAGSVIARVSGSTRAILSAERVALNLVQHLSGVATATRHFVEAVHGTHARIVCTRKTTPGLRAFEKYAVRAGGGYNHRFGLFDAVLIKDNHIAAAGDVSAAIDLARAANGHMVKIEVEVDTLTQLEEALRHDVDAVLLDNMAVPELKSAVARAKTAKPGILCEASGGVRLVTVRAIAETGVDMISVGALTHSVKALDIGLDF; encoded by the coding sequence ATGACGGGACACGCCCCCTCGAACCTTCAATTTCCCCATCATCTCGTCGCGGCTCTCATCAGGGATGCGCTGGCGGAGGATCTCGGCCTCGCGGGCGACATCACGACCAACGCCATCATCGCGCCGGATGATGTCACCGAGGCCGTGCTCGCTCTTCGCGAAGACGGCTGCATCGCGGGGCTTCCGCTCGCCGAGGCGGCGTTTCGCGCGCTCGATCCCGGCATATCCTTCGCGGCGGAGCTTCGCGACGGCGAAACCGCCCATGCCGGAAGCGTCATCGCCCGCGTATCGGGCAGCACGCGCGCCATACTCTCGGCCGAACGCGTCGCGCTGAACCTCGTGCAGCATCTCTCCGGCGTCGCCACCGCCACGCGCCATTTCGTGGAGGCGGTTCACGGCACGCACGCCCGCATCGTCTGCACGCGGAAGACGACGCCCGGCCTTCGCGCGTTCGAGAAATACGCCGTGCGCGCGGGCGGCGGATACAATCACCGTTTTGGCCTCTTCGATGCGGTACTCATCAAGGACAACCACATCGCGGCGGCGGGCGACGTTTCGGCGGCAATCGATCTCGCGCGGGCCGCCAACGGCCACATGGTGAAGATCGAGGTCGAGGTGGATACGCTGACCCAGCTCGAAGAGGCCCTTCGGCATGATGTCGACGCTGTGCTTCTCGACAACATGGCCGTGCCCGAGCTCAAGAGCGCCGTCGCGCGCGCCAAAACCGCGAAGCCTGGCATCCTCTGCGAGGCGTCGGGCGGGGTGCGGCTCGTGACGGTGCGCGCCATCGCGGAAACGGGCGTGGACATGATATCGGTTGGCGCGCTCACGCATTCGGTGAAGGCGCTCGATATCGGCCTCGACTTCTGA